The Styela clava chromosome 10, kaStyClav1.hap1.2, whole genome shotgun sequence genome window below encodes:
- the LOC120337504 gene encoding uncharacterized protein LOC120337504 isoform X3, whose amino-acid sequence MDSLLETAGNLDQLLDDFEENEEEEPIMTSHSFKTENGKTLDTTVENGSIVTLVDNHLPHKTLELSDVSNIRNYVSESQSSDIQNSNDDSELKNGIPEHVVTKIEQDSVSSTEMPEGENMNQSQPDNKQEQNEKLNMDISNVKDLPPENVPIIDPKSIHVSVPLPISEQGQTSEEFVVVNNEDKSEMIDSDQGINQTNSEILMELFGAAPDIKTPKNPENPDIGTNGMLSPLNPFNIDLLPPNGGLNNDTKAQMQPSGIFSWENMDKLGQNENTLSPVSNGLPISPPGYQGPNPFLLDMYNKTPTGNSLQPELSAFTYDMENNIDPPKQIDNIEPVQIANQAAEPNSKVPIKKTNPLPSQVDTMITGASEIKPLPMDDENYVVVPVIKNRDVALVQTNLEKQEKLSVGFMKEVAVTEEEFEKFLAEMEEEDSRTSINPDRDNTGITSGADASFPIIGTAENLSDMETAVSVVHSDLPTNNSINVPGNTLNSGFSIGENIVGTQFGIDAPPVNAIPVAIPVGGNNATNNGEMIQQGSPTFPLRRKTAQVQGLEPSRMEISESEHHSQNERLHLNIESIEQAPKNGSKYPNTPPPPYTQEMHANYEQAMSPEHLRPPTGHQINQEEQTSMLQESEPQDHSQAAEAENDFSLLPSAILESITRPGDTKPKWVPDHDAPQCSNCAAKFTFTKRRHHCRACGRVYCATCCNERSQLKYLDYKEARVCSMCCLAIKQADALAEMSRKAAAAQAASTATHIQSLEASTTDMAPAEEAVDAARTPSDPLPEVPTNLPIETSQEAEEVTMADQTLQDRPTSIINVPSSNAGEEMEVEGSLSNTPNTKSVRFSDGTRPKHPDEMPTTPPPPSRMNRVRKKHGHHTNDPNAVVGHNLPPIIIAHGENGAFAVQENPDMNVVTDLLESGGTTPQSFAFPNLIINLQFISYANRQCWCFWSKGMDGVGQREVALILEREGLGDRGIPHDAFTFFTCIFDRARKGKMFNTTDFMPVTMLGFDDNDELFGKKENAGFMFVQASSQPLDGLSCLKRKLKHVSGELNNTEDDLAIRSMLFAILVQKTEAPWATLFPMRLMLRLGMETKQYPCPLFSVRQRQPVYHELGHTILGILCDFRNFKYRVVSVPGLRVVATANGNVSVQIPCNRFTDTVKIMNSSNESVLAIGTGTFGPKIRTQDEMGAPCDGPCESHLVCVQDQNTSSYHTEILNMKDIKASNTGAAFVIFNGSLKSDGSNKAKCAIVEDGIMIQLLPEKMEELRASLRSMEDFRLQMGPDAHSSSLTELTNLSELTSQDSPMIEVKWVEDDTAFNIGMFSPIDGTPFEGVVGFNVQGRSEQKGRKHTLRWNQVFFSCKYE is encoded by the exons ATTCTTTCAAAACTGAGAATGGGAAAACATTGGATACTACAGTTGAGAATGGATCAattgtaactttggtggacAACCATTTACCTCATAAGACATTGGAACTTAGTGATGTTTCAAATATAAGAAACTATGTTTCGGAATCACAAAGTTCTGATATTCAAAACTCAAATGATGATTCAGAATTGAAAAATGGAATACCAGAGCATGTAGTAACAAAAATAGAACAAGATAGTGTATCATCTACCGAAATGCCTGAAGGTGAAAATATGAATCAATCACAACCTGATAATAAACAAGAACagaatgaaaaattaaacatgGACATTTCAAATGTGAAAGATTTACCTCCTGAAAATGTGCCTATTATCGATCCTAAATCAATACATGTCTCAGTGCCTCTTCCCATCTCTGAGCAAGGTCAAACAAGCGAGGAATTTGTTGTTGTTAATAATGAAGATAAATCAGAGATGATTGATTCTGATCAAGGAATCAATCaaacaaattctgaaattttgatGGAATTATTTGGTGCGGCACCAGATATCAAAACGCCAAAAAATCCTGAAAATCCAGATATTGGTACAAATGGGATGTTGTCACCTttaaatccatttaatattgaTTTGCTACCGCCCAATGGGGGATTGAATAATGATACTAAAGCGCAAATGCAGCCATCTGGGATTTTTAGTTGGGAGAATATGGATAAACTGggacaaaatgaaaatactttATCTCCAGTTAGTAATGGGTTACCCATTTCCCCTCCCGGATACCAAGGTCCAAATCCATTTTTATTGGACATGTATAACAAAACACCAACTGGAAATTCATTACAACCTGAACTTTCAGCATTTACTTATGATATGGAAAACAATATTGATCCTCCCAAAcaaattgataatattgaaCCAGTGCAAATTGCCAACCAAGCAGCTGAACCAAATTCGAAGGTTCCcattaaaaaaacaaatcctTTGCCAAGTCAGGTTGACACAATGATAACAGGTGCCTCTGAAATTAAACCTCTTCCAATGGACGATGAAAATTATGTTGTCGTCCCTGTTATTAAAAATCGTGATGTTGCTCTTGTACAAACCAATCTTGAAAAGCAAGAAAAATTGTCGGTTGGATTTATGAAAGAGGTTGCAGTTACAGAGGAAGAATTTGAAAAGTTTCTTGCAGAAATGGAAGAAGAGGATAGCAGAACATCAATCAACCCAGATAGGGATAATACAGGGATAACCAGTGGAGCAGATGCGTCATTTCCTATTATTGGTACAGCAGAAAACTTGTCAGATATGGAGACTGCAGTGTCTGTTGTACACAGTGATCTGCCTACCAATAATAGTATAAATGTACCTGGAAATACATTAAATTCTGGATTTTCTATTGGAGAAAATATTGTGGGAACCCAGTTTGGTATCGATGCTCCACCTGTAAATGCAATTCCTGTAGCGATACCTGTTGGTGGAAACAATGCAACAAACAATGGTGAAATGATTCAACAAGGATCTCCAACGTTTCCTCTCCGAAGAAAAACAGCTCAAGTGCAAGGGCTCGAACCATCCAGAATGGAGATTTCTGAATCTGAACATCACTCTCAAAATGAAAGACTTCATTTAAATATCGAGTCAATAGAACAAGCCCCAAAAAATGGATCTAAATATCCCAACACACCGCCCCCTCCATACACTCAAGAAATGCATGCAAATTATGAGCAAGCTATGTCACCTGAGCATTTGAGACCTCCAACAG gcCATCAGATTAATCAGGAAGAGCAAACCTCTATG CTTCAAGAATCCGAGCCACAAGATCACAGTCAAGCTGCAGAAGCAGAAAATGACTTTTCACTTTTGCCAAGTGCAATACTGGAATCTATAACTCGACCTGGTGACACAAAACCAAAGTGGGTTCCAGATCATGATGCTCCACAGTGCAGTAATTGTGCTGCAAAGTTCACTTTTACAAAGAGAAG GCATCATTGTCGAGCTTGTGGAAGGGTATATTGTGCAACATGCTGTAATGAAAGAAGCCAGTTAAAATACCTGGATTACAAAGAAGCAAGGGTTTGTTCTATGTGTTGTTTGGCAATAAAACAAG CTGATGCATTGGCTGAAATGTCTCGCAAAGCAGCAGCAGCCCAAGCCGCTTCTACAGCAACTCACATTCAATCATTAGAAGCCTCTACTACAGATATGGCACCGGCAGAAGAGGCTGTAGATGCAGCCAGAACCCCATCTGATCCTCTTCCAGAAGTTCCAACAAATCTTCCGATTGAAACTAGCCAAGAAGCAGAGGAAGTTACTATGGCTGATCAGACATTACAAGATAGACCTACATCAATTATCAATGTTCCTTCAAGTAATGCTGGAGAAG AGATGGAAGTAGAAGGTTCTTTATCAAATACTCCAAATACCAAAAGTGTTAGATTTTCTGATGGTACAAGACCGAAACATCCAGATGAAATGCCAACGACTCCTCCACCTCCTTCAAGAATGAACAG AGTACGAAAAAAGCATGGACACCACACAAATGATCCTAATGCAGTTGTTGGACACAATCTTCCACCTATTATCATTG CTCATGGAGAAAATGGTGCCTTTGCCGTGCAAGAAAATCCAGACATGAATGTTGTAACAGATTTGCTGGAATCAGGAGGAACAACTCCACAATCATTTGCTTTTCCTAATTTAATAATCAACCTTCAGTTTATATCAT ATGCAAATCGTCAGTGTTGGTGCTTCTGGTCCAAAGGCATGGATGGAGTAGGACAGAGAGAAGTTGCTTTAATATTGGAAAGAGAAGGACTTGGTGATAGAGGAATTCCTCATGACGCATTCACTTTTTTCACTTGCATTTTTGATCGAGCTAGAAAAGGAAAGATGTTTAATACAACTGATTTTATGCCTGTTACTATGCTTGG GTTTGATGACAATGATGAATTATTTGGAAAGAAGGAAAATGCTGGCTTCATGTTCGTACAAGCGTCTTCACAACCACTCGATGGCCTCAGCTGCTTGAAAAGAAAGTTAAAACATGTTTCTG GTGAATTGAATAATACTGAAGATGACCTAGCCATAAGATCTATGTTATTTGCAATACTTGTACAAAAAACAGAAGCTCCATGGGCTACTTTATTTCCAATGAGGTTGATGCTACGGCTCGGGATGGAAACGAAAC aatatcCATGTCCCCTTTTCTCTGTGAGGCAACGTCAACCGGTATATCACGAACTAGGTCACACTATTCTAGGAATTTTATGTGATttcagaaattttaaatatcgtGTCGTCAGTGTGCCAGGTCTGAGGGTTGTTGCAACAGCAAATGGAAACGTCAGTGTTCAAATACCATGCAACAG ATTCACCGACACAGTTAAAATAATGAACAGTTCTAATGAATCTGTCCTTGCCATCGGAACCGGAACTTTTGGTCCGAAAATTCGAACACAGGATGAGATGGGAGCACCATGTGATGGGCCATGTGAATCTCATCTTGTATGTGTGCAGGATCAAAATACTTCAAGTTATCACACAGAGATATTGAATATGAAG GACATCAAAGCCTCAAATACAGGAGCTGCTTTTGTTATTTTCAATGGTTCGTTAAAATCTGATGGAAGTAACAAAGCAAAATGTGCAATAGTAGAAG ATGGAATTATGATCCAACTTCTGCCAGAAAAAATGGAGGAACTAAGAGCTTCATTAAGATCAATGGAAGATTTCAGATTGCAAATGGGACCTGATGCTCATTCGTCTTCATTAACAGAG CTTACAAATCTGTCTGAACTAACATCACAGGATTCGCCAATGATTGAAGTGAAATGGGTTGAAGATGATACAGCCTTCAATATTGG AATGTTTAGTCCCATTGATGGAACTCCGTTTGAAGGTGTTGTTGGATTCAATGTTCAAGGCAGGAGTGAACAGAAAGGAAGAAAACACACACTCAGATGGAATCAGGT TTTTTTTTCTTGCAAGTACGAGTGA